The genomic stretch GGTTAAATGCATGTATGATGCAACCTGGTTGTACATTGCTTCTCAAACACTTCAGAAGAAGCATGGGATATACACATGAGTTATAACATTTCCAATTGTGCACGGAAATACTATACTTTTGCACTACTGTAATACAGTGCATTCTATTGGGACTATCAAAGAAGATTTGGCTCATCTGAAGTTGGGCTCTTAGAGTTCTCCAAAATGTCACCTTGCTTTTGTCACTGGATGAACTGAAGCAGAGGGCACTTTTCCCTACAAAAGAACTCTTTCCTTTCTACATTTGGAGGATTAGGGTACAGCTACACTCTACACCCAGTTGTTAAAGTCTTTGTTTCCATTAGTGACTCACAGAgtccacacacaacacacacataaacacacaggGCTGTGGGCAGGGGTAACAAGAGGTAAATGTGAACAACTACAGTTAAGTCTACTGGATTGCAACTGTGGGTGAAGAAACGATCAAAGGTCATTTGAACCAGCATTTTGGTAAATCTTGATTCTTGTACTTCATTATGATCAGGTTCTTAATGATTTGATTTATTTAATATTTCCTTGTATGATAATACATGTTATCTGCATATTCAGCAGTTTCTCTTGCTACATTAtttttagcaattttttttttctggaatgcCTTCAGCTTGCACTCCATGATGTGGTCTATTAGGAGTGTTAGTGCAATGGAAGCTCACTGAGGTGCACACAGCCCTCATCCTCTATTTAGCTTCTCTTGTTTTGGTTCTCTTTTTTATTTGGAGAGATACCATAAGCATGGGAGTCTGGGTACAACCATTTCTGACACCTTTCAGAATTCTAAGCGAACCTCATGTTTTTTACAACCTGTTCTACTTTCTTGCTTCCAGATGTTTGTGGGGGTGTGCTCACCGGCCTCTCCGGATCAATAACAAGCCCCGATTACCCAGAGAACTACCCCAACAATGCTGAATGCCATTGGGTCATCCAGGCAACTTCAAATTCTATCATCAAGCTGATTTTTGTTGACTTCCAGATGGAAAACAATGAACAGTGCAATTTTGATTATGTGGCTATCTTTGATGGGCCTACCATGGGGGATGCACTTCTCAGTCACTACTGTGGGAATGTGAAGCCTCCAGACACAGTTTCCTCCACACATAAACTGCTGGTTGTGTTCAAGTCAGACTTTAATATAGCAGGCCGAGGCTTCAAGGCGTATTTCTTTTCAGGTACAGTAGAAAGTTCTATGTTTATGATATGCCAAGGGTAAGTGATAAGTATGAAACATTCTGTGGCATGCCCATTAGCACAGGAGGTCAGTCtgagaaaaaggagagagaaagagagatctaCTGCCCTTCCCACAAAGCAGTTGCTTTTGCAATTGAGAGAGAAATTCTGACCTTTCTAAAGTAAACTAATGGCATTGCTTGCACTGGAGTTAAGATTTTACTCTTTGAAGCTATTATGATTTTTAAACTTCTATGATGCATTCCTAATCAATGAGATTCATACAAAACTAGCCCCAGGCAACATTGGATCAGAGtctaatgtacatttaaaatctATTGAAGTCTTTTTGCAAGCTGACCATGCCTTCTCAATGTCAAGCCACATCCTGAGATTCACCACATGCCGGAGAACTTTAACTTTTGATTACTCTCCAAAGCTGAGATCTCACCACACTgacgcctactcagaaggaaagtGCACCCCAGAAAATGGTGTGACAAAATAACATTGTGACAACTTTGCTACATCCACAATGAGCAAGGGAATTAAGACAAAGGGGCAAACTACACTTTCAGgataccttgttggcatccttcagtctaagaagactctggtatcgcactctgaatagtgttctggaacagagtgtcctctccagtgcacgaagcctgggtaaagtaggtatggaggataggttgtttcccatgcagcaaatcccccctctccacgtcgctggaatggtccaatggaaaggcagaagccaatacggttggttccagcaacgtcgcaggagttgccagaacgtgactgtgttcagccatgaactgcctcagggactccggctcctgattttgcctcgaggttgactcctgaagccttttccataactggatgtagccacaaggcagtggaggtttgggatcagagttttccttctctcagatgagctgccttcccaggctaacaaatcccatctacccggtggctgttcagtcgcctcttacgacaagtacagccaaactgagggcctattattatccccagccctcaggggacacTTTCAGGATAAAGAAAGTGGTAATGTATTTGTATGCTGCCTCACATAAAAAAACCTCCCTAACTAAAGAAAGCTAGCAAGTAAGCGAGAAGCATTGTAGTTTAGTCTATTCTCTGAGAGTTAACTTTCTATGGACAGGAAGTTTTTTTGTTCACCTTCTccatgaagtggtacagtcctagGAAGACTGTACTATGCACATTGTCCCATAAAGAGTCAATTGGCTCCCATCAAATGGAGTTTCTGTCACAGGATCTAAATACGTCTCTCTTTGGTCAGATGTTGAAGAGTGTGAAACACGCTTCAAGCATTCACTCAGTGGTTCTTTCTGACATAAAACAGCTTATCTGGTGCATGTTGTATCTCCAGCAGTTGCACaacctggaatgccacctgatgctgcCTCAGGTCCACAGGctctgcacattttttttaaagcagctgctTCCTGCACTTCCGGTGTGGTTTCTTCACttgtggaagtgcaggacttccatgtttgatttaaagggacaaAGGAGCTCCTTAGTTTGCAGTctctgtaaatcaaaccagaagtctgAAGAAAATGCTGAGGAGCAAGGTGATCCACTCTTTGCTGGTTTTTAGTGGGCACAGAGTGGATCTGTGCAGGTCATGTCCACAGCAGACTGGAGGGAGGCTTATAAgatggcagactcagggtgaagggtttCCCTTTCCCCAATCTgctgctctctccccctcttcaaTTTGCCACTGATACAATCCacatcaccttgcctaatggatgggctgcccaTGAGTATCTCAAaaacagcactggtgctaggttgCTGGAAGCCCTGGGGGAAAGACTGCACTGGGCTCCCTCAGAGGTGCAttgggtgctgccactgccaccattatTGAGGAACCAGGGGTTGGTTCTGCCAGGTGGCTCCTCTAACAAGCCTCGGCCCTTGACCAGTGCTCAACCTGTCCACTGTCTCACACCACTCCTGAACCAGGAGCAATGTGGGCAAAAGATAAACGGCACTCTTGACATCATGCAGTTACAGACTGTGGCTTACATCTTGTGCCACGTGCATCAGCATGCATCTAATGTTTAATTGACCCATAGCATGGTGCAAACTGCATTGGCACACACTCAATATCAAACCGTCTGATGGTATTGTGGTCATACAGGCAAAGGCTTATATAGCTGCCGCTCAGTACCAGCTCTTCCAATGGGGACAGCTTTCTGGGCCCAGTTATTGTTCATTTTGGGCCACCACTTGGTGGCTGGTCCTTCAGCCTTACAGCCAAGGCTGGGTGGAGCTAAGGCGCAGTGGCATTTTTCACTGACAAGGGGAGCAAGATGCTCTTAGGAATTTCATTAGCACTACAAGAAATCAAAGTGAATGTTTTGGCTGCTTGACTTGTATCACATTCCCTTTCTTCTGTCACCAGGTGCATGTCAGGAGGTATTCACAGCCGTCAAAGGGAATTTCTCCAGCCCTCAATATCCCAGCCTGTACCCCAATAATATCAAGTGTCTCTGGACCATCCAGCTGCCCCCAGGATATCGAATCAAAGTCTTCTTCCTGGACTTGGATCTGGAGGGGCGGAACAGCCTGACAGATGGCTGTGATTATGACCATCTGGCTGTGTTTGATGGAGGCACTGAGAAGGCGTCTCTGCTAGGGAAGTGGTGTGGGAGAGAAATGCCGTCTCCGATTATATCCAGCAGAAACAAACTGCTATTGGTCCTTCATACAGACCGGAACACAGCCAACCGAGGATTCTCAGTTGCATACGTTGGAGGTAAGGCACTTTGATCTCTTTCACCTAGTTTTTCTGCAGcacataattttttccccccttttcagtCTTTATGAGCTAGAGAAAAGCACAAGTTTTCGGGTACATATTGTGAGAAACATGCTGTGAGTTCTACATGTTATGTGCCTGTTACAAGTTAGAAGGTGTATGTGCATTGACAGCATGGCATGCAAACTATATAACAATGCAAAACAATAACCACTGTGATCAATATTTTGCAATTTGTGCGCAATGTCCTAACACTACCCCTGGTCTACAAGCTTCCTGTACCTTGGACTTTATTtcatgcaaaggagggcactttgggctcaatcctatctaacattccagtactgatgcagctgtgccaatgagatgtgtgctgcatcctgtggtggcgggGCACAGTGGGGCACAGAGGTggggcacagaggcctcctcaatgtaaaggaacatttgttcccttaccttgggacagcATTGCGGCTACATTGGCACTGTAAGGTAGGATAGGACTGGATCCTTTGTCACATGCAAGCTATTTAATAAGgtgcataatttaaaaacaggctCTGAAATACCTACTTGTCTCTTTTATTTTGACCGTaccaaggccccaatcctattccctgtcaacagtgccaatggagctgctccaaaaAGGCACGTGCTGCATGCAGCAGTGGAGGGGCCACCTCCCCCTGAGGGCaaagggaggtaagtaaaaacatttatacttacctctgcataagcccGAGGCTGcttttgggtctcctcagacatataccacctcttttggtggtctatgtccaaggaaagaaaggaggcagggaggtctGAAATGGAGGTGATAAGATTCAGTATGCACCATTGGCACCAGATCCATCCCTCTTGCCCCCGTCCCTGCCCAGTTACACCCACGTcctctcactccctcccccttccctcccactcactcccccaccactgacttatCAAGTCCAGCATGCACAGCTGCTACCTCTTCTGGCAGTGTTCACAGAATGGGCACCAACACTGTGTGcaccattggtggccattttacaacagcggaagaCTGTTCTGCTGTCGTAAAGCTCCTCCTCCTGACCCCTCCtcttgacagcccagtcctggagaggactgggctgaaaatgaTCTTGATCTCCTGAGCAAATGGAGTATGGCCCGTTTGGATGAACAGAGAATGAACAAACCATTTCTCTCTGTGCAGCCAAATTTTACTTTGCCATTTACTTACAGTATTGTTTGCTTCTTGTATTATATTGTCTTTCTAAATTAAGATGAACATGATAAACTTTGCAGAAGGCCAGCTGCACATCAATTAAAATTATATCTCTCATTTAAGAAATCAAGACTTATTTGCTCTGCAGCTAATCTTCTGCAATACATTTGCTCTGTCTTGTCACACTTTGGTTTGTATTGTATCAGCTGAACCCTCGTGGCCTAACATGTAGATGGTCATGCCTTTGGTAGGTTTGggcattttaaaaagaagttatttCCTGTTCAGTAGTTTCGATGTATTAAGTGTTGGGAAGTATGTGCTTCTTTCTAAGGTTTCTTGCAGTTGTGATAAACACGAGAAACTTTGTAAGAACTGAAATGCTAGGAAAGGACTGTAAAGATCTGACTCTTTTGccagctaagaaaaaaaaaacaacaggtagATTTGCAAAAGATCAGTTGCAAATTAATGAAGGTTACAACTGAAAACCACAACCAAGCAAATGCATATGTCCATTGCTCATTTTTATGTGTGAAAATATAAATTGTCCCAGGTTCTAATTTTTATCATAAATTAAAGAATGTGAGCCAATCAGAGTGCTTGGCTTCAACTTTACTTTTGACCTATGAACTGCAAAAGTCATCTGAGACTCATAAATCTCACTGTTGATGAGACTGCAAGACATGGTACACGCATTACaagcatatctctctctctctctctctctctctctctctctctctctctctctctctctctctttctcgcaATGTATGAACAAGTATTGGCTTTTTCTGCTTTTTGGATCAGTTCCACATAGGCAGATTCCATGTACATGTAGACAAATGCATTATTCTAGCAACCACTGTGTATAGAAAAAGTTTAGAAATGTCAAAAACAGTAGAAAGATCATGCTCATTTTTTGTCAGCCTTCACTTCCATACCCCAAAAGCTGGACAGAGCACATCATTTTCTGCACTTTAGGTGATAACCTATGGGTGAGGGATGACTCATCATATTCTCTCACAGGCATTCCTCCCCACCTATTTATAAAAGTACTAACAGAAAGTACAAGGTTTACATGTGTTTGCAGAAATGGCTTGCACCGCATACCTGTTGTCTTTGCTCTGGGCCAATTGTCAACACGAGGAGTGACCTTTTGTGTTGGGTATTAGGAAATGAAAAGCAGGGGAGAGCTGCACCTTCCCTTtgatagtggtgtagctaaggtagTGTTGGGGTTGTGATTACAAATCTAATTTATTCAGAGATTTCTCATTGAGCCATGATAAATGAACTCTGAGTACAAAAGGATGATAGAGCTTCCCAAACACTGAACTTTTGTGCTACTGTATGAGCATAGCTTCCCAAAATCACGTGTAGGAACAACTGTGGTAGTGATGGTAGTCTCCAGGGACAACGTTTGTGAGGGAACTCTTTGAGGCTCTGCACTGTGATAAATATTAGAAGCTTGACTATGGCCAATGAACTGACCAGTTTGTTCCAATCAATATGCGGAATTCAACCTTCATTCAAAGTTTTCAGGCCCTTGTGGGCCCTTTAGGGTCATCAGATCACAATGTGCCAGCCACAATGAAGCCAAACTGGCAGGATTCCTCAACCTTTAAAGCAGTATCTGAATTACATGTGAAGGGGGGCAATTCCACACAATTATTAAAACTAGAACGACATGCCAGGAGACAGGCACATGGGTGGGAATGATTCAGCGGTCTCATCCGAACCAGTCCTCAAAGGAAGGAATGAAGACTCATTAAAGGGAAGTAACAGGCCCAGCCCAAGAGGAAATGGTGCCTGATGCACTGCAGAAATTCTGCTGCCTCCTCATCACTGCAAACAGTCCCCATGCCTCTACCTTTTCCCCCTGGTTCAGTTTAGAAGTGAAAGAGGTGGAGGCAGAGAAAGCCATGAGAAGGAGAAGTGGCAGTGCTTCTTCCAGCTTCTTCTGCCCTGCTCTGTTTAAAAATACACAGTGGTAGATTGTGGAGGAagaggtaaggagacaaatggGGGCCAACAGAGGTGGCCGATGGGCATTGGATGCCACTTGTACACACCTACCACTTGAGGCAGCCCTCCTTACCTCggttcatggatgggctggccctgggaagTAGGCAGGCAGAAGAAGGGAAAAGTGGCGAAACTGCAGACTTGTGGAAAACCACTACAAAGTTCagactagggttgccaaccctccagaatTGATCTGGATTCTCCATTGACTACTgaaacaatcctggagatttgaaCAAGGCATCTTGGTTTAACAACAAAATATCATATTCTTTTCAATatgtcagaaaaaaaacaaatcttGAGGAATAACCAGTCAGAATTGGCAATCCTAGTTCAGATCCACAGTGAAATTATCACAAGAGATCCACTAGACTCCAATCCTAAATCCTAGTTACACTGCTAGGGGTTACAATCCTAGGTAACACTGCACTAGGGGTggaagggaagtggggaggggggaacaggtgGTGGGTGGAAGAAGGGGGAGGtgatggggcaaggaggaggacaaattaggcctgggaagagggttggTTCAATGGCAGCAGTAcctactgaatcctaaccccctacccAAGCCCAATGCATCTTCATGGGaccacacagacttgtgccagcgacattgctggcacaggttcaagttgactcaTGGgcactgttatgtatgcaagttatgcaggattgaaatcctgcataactgattggcccagagttattgctggccaattgggtgatggatcgaaatcctaccatccgattggccctctagttaatgtttcaactgtaccaatcatgggaagtctgggcggagctaaaggatataaaagccaggggtgtttgccttgtgtcagattcattcagattcattgccaggtcctgttctgaagatgtaATAAACAttttgagctgttatctctatgtcttcctttattcgcatggacccaccatataacactggcgacgaggatgggatttgattcctccatgcttaacaacgCTAGGGCCAAGAGCTGATTTGCTTAGAGCTGATCCATCACTGGGGAATTGTtgccccagacaaagaaagaaagacctgcttccataagcctgctgagctgccacgaTGACCACCTAAGGTCACATGGAGGAATTTGATCCACTGTCCCCAGAGCTATGGAACACTTATGCAGaacgtcttgagttcttccttgaagccaaCACAGTCAAAGATGCCGCCCTAAAGCaggccaccttgctcagcgtctgtggctctgccacttttgaaatcacccagaatctcgtggcaccagcagaattaagggctaccagttataagaacatcacagccctcctgaagaatcacttctTGCCCCAGCCATCCTGTATTGCACGctgccatgccttctacaagcgagatcaggctgccagtgagtctgttccagcttacatGTCCGTGCTTCGTCATCTTGCACGAAGAAGTGAATTataagacctggaagaaatgcttctcgacTGGTTCGTATGCGGCCTCCAGgatgaaaggattcagaggaagctcttcgcgaaggaagagctgacctttcaagaggctatCAAGGAGGTGCTggcgtttgaaaaagcagaagcagcagcaagggagattcgtgcctctcACAGCCCAGCCACAACTCAAAAAGCTGAGGCAATTCACCATGAGGATGCAGCCTCAgaccgtttggaagaaggggaggtgctacgaATTAATCGAGGTATGTTGAGATGCAATGAttgccaggaaccacaagcacctagacccggGGCCTGGCAAGCCTCCGAGGTCTCCAACCTGCACCCTTGTGCCAGCTGCGGGGAACCACATGAATGTCGGAGTTGTTGGTTCTGCGATGTGACTTGTCGAGTCTGCGGAAAGAGAGGCCATATTGCCCGCGTTTGTCGCAGTAAGCCTTCTCGGGctcggagccagaaagttcttcaggggtctgtcagccaggaagagctctacactacttcagtataccccatccagagcatctgtttgccaaccaaggaaaaggtacatgtgactgtagaaattcaagggtctccctgcgtaatggaagtggactccggATCAGTGCTCTCTATAATTTCTACAGACTTTTCAGCACCTTTGCCCTAGAATTTGCCCCAGCCTCAAGCCGCTTGGAGGCCGCTTTTGCTTACTTTAGCCTGAATGTGGACATTTTCAGGGCAACCGCATCCCCGTTCAGGGCGCAGGTAAGTTTCAGGTttgttataaacactttgatgggctcctggatctggtggttgTCAAGGGCCATCGCACCAGTCTCCTTGGCCTTGCATGGTTTGATCCTCTTGGCGTCCAGGtaactggggtccagagtatgagcaaattagactttgatgctgacGGCATTCATCCTGCACCAGACAGAACTTCGGAAAGACCACCTACTTCCAAGATACAAGAGGCCATTCGTGGGTTCAGCCTGAGTGACCCAGTCTATGTTTGGAACTATACAAATGGCCCAGCATGGATCCCAGCAGTCACCAGTCCTGTCACATACGAGATTGCCATCCAGGACGGCCGGACTCTCCATagtcatgtggaccagatgcgccacctcctggctgactcagcacccgcCACGCCGATTTCAgtccctggtaaccagcatcaggtcttgccacagaccGGAGAGGCCATCACTTCTGATGTGTTACCGCGGGAaccggagacctccctggacttatctgagccacctgatgtcagtgcacctatggggaatccctctgccatagctgtgccaactcCAGAGCAGACTAAGGTACCAGAGGTCCTGATACCAAAGCCTCGCCGCACCTTGCGAATGCGGGTACAGCCCcgccactctgaggactatgtttgttaaccttgaacagtactttggtggggaggggtgttatggatgcaagttatgcaggatcaaaatcctgcataactgattggcccagacttattgctggccaatcgggtgatggatcgaaatcctacaatcgattggccctctagttaatgtttcaactgcaccaatcatgggaagtctgggtggagctaaagggtataaaagccaggggtgtttgccttgtgtcagattcattcagattcattgccaggtcctgttctgaagatggaataaacattttGAGccgttatctctatgccttcctttattcgcatggacccactatataacggGCACAGTGAAGGTTtatcccaggagaaggggacacaAGTTCTCTCCCccttggaggcctctggaggccaaaactccactgtgggatgcagcagatgccacattggtgccactgcattgccgtgtattaagttaggtaggattggactgtaggcCTCAGAGGCTGGAAGCACTACAACGGAACAAGGGTCAGGAAAAAGGGAAGAGACTCCACAAGAACATTTTGCCAAAGCTCCCAAGGACTGGCACCTGTTGGGGAACACAGGCTGGTACTTGGTTTTTAGAGATTTTGGGAGAAAATGCTGCACTGGACTCCATGGCCCCATCCCTGGTGGCACACTGGGGGCACACCAGAACCAAGGGTTCAGAAGTCAGTCAAACCAATGGGCCCTTTGGTGGGCATTGGTCTTTGGCCAGTTTCCCAGCTGACTAAAATCTGATGTACCTCTGGGAGGATATGTGTGGATCTGGGCTGGAATGACAAGGTAGAATATGTAGGCCAGCTGGACTGAGTTTGGCCTTACTCCTTGTAGATTTGGGTCAAGCAgtggctgtttttatttatttacttaaaagatttttttaCCACTTTCTCAACGCTCACAGCactgtaaaacaataaaattacaATGCCACATActtaataaaaacattaaataatacCAATTAAAACAACATTAAGTAAAACCAATTAAAATGATACCGGAGCAGATTAAAAAGTGTAAACACAGCAATAACATGTAATCAAAACAGTACAAAGCAGCAACCAGTACCTATAGGTGTTGAATTAAAAAGGGGCCCCCAAGAGGTCCACTCTCTTTGaaagcaaaacagaacaaaaatgtttttaaaccctGCCAGAAGCCATATAAAGAGGGGGCTGTCCTCAGGTTCTGTGGAAGTTGGTTACAAATACAAGGTGCTACAACCTAAAAGGCCCTGCATCTTGCTGCCGTCTCCTTGGTTTCAGATGGTGGTGGAATCCTAAATAGGGCCCTATTGTATGTAACTTCTCTGGACCTAGTGCTGTGCTGGGCCCAGTGACCAGTGTCTGGCCTCGACAATTTGATCCACTGCATGGCTCTGAGGATGCTGCTGGCTGTTTGTCATTAATCACCTAAGATTTCAGAGAACAttcttgctttgctttgtttcCCCTCTTGCAGTTGTCCCCATGAACGTCAGCTGCACACGGACAGATTTTCAGATTCAGATTGCTACTCAGTCACTGGCCCAGCTGGAgcgaaataaaatatatttagggATACCATCTTGCCCTGCCCAAGTGGTTGGTTTGAATTTTAGGATACATGCAAGGTTTGAAACATGTGGTACAGAACCTCAGGTAAGTGACCTGTGGAAGAAGGCTAGAAATGCATTTATTAATGTCATacccaggcagtggcattgcaataggggggcaggggtggtctgccctgggtaccagccTCAAGAGGTGCAGATAGCTAAGGAGTGCTAGCATCACTCCCACTCCAGCTGCACCAGCCTC from Tiliqua scincoides isolate rTilSci1 chromosome 4, rTilSci1.hap2, whole genome shotgun sequence encodes the following:
- the CDCP2 gene encoding CUB domain-containing protein 2, with product MQQMLLKHLMVITFLCIANGINTKKGIKCGGVLSAPHGNVSSPNFPGLYPYNTDCMWLIVVTEGSSVLLTFHHFDLEYHDSCEFDYVMIYNGISGDQGNLLGKFCGTSFPPPFTSSWNVMTIIFHSDNHVASQGFSAVYQKDVCGGVLTGLSGSITSPDYPENYPNNAECHWVIQATSNSIIKLIFVDFQMENNEQCNFDYVAIFDGPTMGDALLSHYCGNVKPPDTVSSTHKLLVVFKSDFNIAGRGFKAYFFSGACQEVFTAVKGNFSSPQYPSLYPNNIKCLWTIQLPPGYRIKVFFLDLDLEGRNSLTDGCDYDHLAVFDGGTEKASLLGKWCGREMPSPIISSRNKLLLVLHTDRNTANRGFSVAYVGVVPMNVSCTRTDFQIQIATQSLAQLERNKIYLGIPSCPAQVVGLNFRIHARFETCGTEPQKRNNTSVIVSILYIDFSDENREDIHQYEVQCEPKRKEASVNLISGSNPYRLNQYAENLVESQQQDVEAAEAYESKSQDTSDIVFISICILAGVLMIIAIVGLVLL